From the Rhodanobacter soli genome, one window contains:
- a CDS encoding SnoaL-like domain-containing protein, protein MNTEAIAKRLVELCREGKYEEAQRELYAEDAESIEPEGLPPGALGSVKGLAAIYEKGRQFSAMIEDVHGGSVSEPVIAENWFSIALAMDVTMKGRGRMNMSEIGVYRVHGGKIVREQFFYDVG, encoded by the coding sequence ATGAACACCGAAGCGATCGCGAAACGGTTGGTCGAGTTGTGCCGTGAAGGCAAGTACGAGGAGGCGCAGCGCGAGCTGTATGCCGAGGATGCGGAGAGCATCGAGCCGGAGGGTCTGCCGCCGGGCGCGCTGGGGAGCGTCAAGGGGTTGGCGGCGATCTACGAGAAGGGGCGCCAGTTCAGCGCGATGATCGAGGACGTGCATGGCGGCAGCGTGAGCGAGCCGGTGATCGCGGAGAACTGGTTCAGCATCGCGCTGGCGATGGACGTGACGATGAAGGGCCGCGGCCGGATGAACATGAGCGAGATCGGCGTATACCGCGTGCACGGCGGCAAGATCGTGCGCGAGCAGTTCTTCTACGACGTTGGCTGA
- a CDS encoding LpxL/LpxP family acyltransferase: MRIDMYLVYLLLRLLALLPLRALHGIGGGLGRLLLWRGGRTVHNTAVNLRIVRPQLDEAAQATLLREVMAEGGKSASEIVKVWGAGAERALGLVREVRGEALLDAALAAGKGVIIAAPHLGCWELLNYWLCRKTPMAILYRPPRIAAIEGLLRKVRGALAPEQVRADGAGVRTLYKRLAAGGTVGILPDQKPRAGEGQIAPFFGREALTMVLLPRLAARTGATVLYAFAERLPQGAGYCIHLLPAPQGLAAADLAVACTALNQGVQDCVELAFAQYQWQYKRYSADGLISPYDREQG; this comes from the coding sequence ATGCGTATCGACATGTACCTCGTCTACCTCCTGTTGCGCCTGCTGGCGCTGCTGCCGTTGCGCGCGCTGCACGGCATCGGCGGCGGGCTGGGCCGCCTGCTGCTGTGGCGCGGCGGCCGCACGGTGCACAACACCGCGGTGAACCTGCGCATCGTGCGGCCGCAGTTGGACGAGGCGGCGCAGGCGACGCTGCTGCGCGAGGTGATGGCCGAGGGCGGCAAGTCGGCCAGCGAGATCGTCAAGGTCTGGGGCGCCGGCGCCGAGCGCGCGCTGGGGCTGGTGCGCGAGGTGCGTGGTGAGGCGCTGCTGGACGCTGCGCTGGCAGCGGGCAAGGGCGTGATCATCGCTGCACCGCACTTGGGTTGCTGGGAGCTGCTGAATTACTGGCTGTGCCGCAAGACGCCGATGGCGATCCTGTACCGGCCGCCGCGGATCGCCGCGATCGAGGGCCTGCTGCGCAAGGTGCGCGGCGCGCTGGCGCCGGAGCAGGTGCGCGCGGACGGCGCTGGCGTGCGCACGCTGTACAAGCGGCTTGCCGCGGGCGGCACGGTCGGCATCCTGCCGGACCAGAAGCCGCGCGCGGGCGAAGGCCAGATCGCACCGTTCTTCGGCCGCGAGGCGCTGACCATGGTGCTGCTGCCGCGACTGGCCGCGCGCACCGGCGCTACCGTGCTGTACGCGTTCGCCGAACGCCTGCCGCAAGGTGCCGGTTATTGCATCCACCTGCTGCCGGCGCCGCAAGGGCTGGCCGCTGCCGACCTCGCCGTCGCTTGCACGGCACTCAACCAGGGCGTGCAGGATTGCGTCGAGTTGGCCTTCGCGCAGTATCAGTGGCAGTACAAGCGCTACTCGGCGGACGGCCTGATCAGCCCATACGATCGCGAGCAGGGGTAG
- a CDS encoding SPFH domain-containing protein, translating to MFGYRYVKASPSTYVIQYKNGKAVREGTGLTFWYFAPSATLVSIPLESVDTPFMFQEVSSDFQVVTVQGQVTYRVSAPTTLASLMNFTLKPDGTYASEDRTKLPQRVVNAVQVQLRSVLQGQTLQELLRGSDHLVQVVRQGLQRADGLSSLGLELVNLSVLAVKPNPETARALEAQVREQILKQADDATYVRRNAAIEQERAVKENELNTEIAVETKKRQIRETQLEAEQAVLAKRQAIQDQDMAGRIALEDKNKSLTSLRAANAQTEADAKAYAVAATMKAVQGIDPKVLQALMVGQADPSVLIAQAFQGLAEGAGRIGELNISPDLLQQLTQPRAKLPAKA from the coding sequence ATGTTCGGTTATCGCTACGTCAAAGCCAGTCCCAGCACTTATGTCATCCAGTACAAGAACGGCAAAGCCGTGCGCGAAGGCACCGGCCTCACGTTCTGGTACTTCGCGCCCAGCGCCACGCTGGTCTCGATCCCGCTGGAAAGCGTGGATACCCCCTTCATGTTCCAGGAAGTCAGCAGCGACTTTCAGGTCGTCACCGTGCAGGGGCAGGTCACCTACCGCGTGTCCGCTCCGACCACGCTGGCCAGTCTCATGAACTTCACGCTCAAACCCGATGGTACCTATGCCTCGGAAGACCGGACCAAGTTGCCGCAACGAGTGGTCAATGCCGTGCAGGTGCAGTTGCGTTCGGTGCTGCAGGGTCAAACACTGCAGGAACTGCTGCGCGGTTCAGATCATCTGGTCCAGGTCGTGCGCCAAGGCCTACAGCGCGCCGATGGCCTTTCCAGCCTTGGACTCGAACTGGTCAATCTGTCGGTCCTTGCGGTGAAGCCCAATCCGGAGACGGCCCGAGCGCTCGAAGCCCAGGTCCGCGAGCAGATCCTCAAGCAGGCGGACGATGCAACCTACGTGCGCCGCAATGCCGCGATCGAGCAGGAACGTGCGGTCAAGGAAAACGAGCTCAATACCGAGATCGCGGTCGAGACCAAGAAGCGCCAGATCCGCGAAACACAGTTGGAAGCCGAGCAAGCCGTGTTGGCCAAACGCCAGGCAATCCAGGATCAGGATATGGCCGGTAGGATTGCCCTGGAAGACAAGAACAAGAGCCTGACCTCCTTGCGTGCTGCGAATGCGCAGACTGAAGCCGATGCCAAGGCCTATGCGGTGGCGGCCACCATGAAGGCAGTACAGGGCATCGATCCGAAGGTGCTGCAGGCTCTGATGGTCGGACAGGCCGACCCCAGCGTGCTGATTGCGCAGGCCTTCCAAGGTTTGGCTGAAGGTGCCGGTCGGATTGGCGAACTCAACATCTCGCCGGATCTGTTGCAGCAGCTGACGCAGCCGCGAGCCAAGTTACCGGCCAAGGCCTGA
- a CDS encoding UDP-glucuronic acid decarboxylase family protein → MKRILVTGGAGFIGSHLCDRLLHDGHDLLCVDNFFTGSKRNVAHLLAHPYFELMRHDVTFPLYVEVERIFNLACPASPVHYQHDPVQTTKTSVHGAINMLGLAKRVKARILQASTSEVYGDPEIHPQTEGYWGRVNPIGIRSCYDEGKRCAETLFFDYYRQHALDIKVVRIFNTYGPRMHPNDGRVVSNFIMQALHGEDITIYGDGSQTRSFCYVDDLIEAMVRMMESERGFTGPVNIGNPVEHTMLELAEKVLALVGGRSKLVYRPLPSDDPRQRQPDIGVARDQLGWQPTVALEDGLKETIGYFRRLLQDGAAA, encoded by the coding sequence ATGAAACGCATCCTCGTCACCGGCGGTGCCGGCTTCATCGGATCGCACCTGTGCGATCGCCTGCTCCACGACGGCCACGACCTGCTGTGCGTGGACAATTTCTTTACCGGCAGCAAGCGCAACGTGGCGCATCTGCTGGCACATCCGTATTTCGAGCTGATGCGGCACGACGTGACCTTCCCGTTGTACGTGGAGGTGGAGCGCATCTTCAATCTCGCCTGCCCGGCCTCGCCGGTGCACTACCAGCATGATCCGGTGCAGACCACCAAGACCTCGGTGCATGGCGCGATCAACATGCTGGGGCTGGCCAAGCGGGTGAAGGCACGCATCCTGCAGGCCTCGACCAGCGAGGTCTACGGCGATCCGGAAATCCATCCGCAGACCGAAGGCTACTGGGGCAGGGTCAATCCGATCGGCATCCGCAGCTGCTACGACGAGGGCAAGCGCTGCGCTGAGACGCTGTTCTTCGACTATTACCGCCAGCACGCGCTGGACATCAAGGTGGTGCGCATCTTCAATACCTATGGCCCGCGCATGCACCCGAACGACGGCCGGGTGGTGAGCAATTTCATCATGCAGGCGCTGCATGGCGAGGACATCACCATCTACGGTGACGGCAGCCAGACCCGCAGCTTCTGCTATGTCGACGACCTGATCGAGGCGATGGTGCGGATGATGGAGTCCGAGCGCGGCTTCACCGGGCCGGTGAACATCGGCAATCCGGTCGAGCACACCATGCTGGAATTGGCCGAGAAGGTGCTGGCCCTGGTCGGTGGCCGCTCGAAGCTGGTGTACCGGCCGCTGCCGTCGGACGACCCGCGCCAGCGCCAGCCGGACATCGGCGTGGCCCGTGACCAACTCGGCTGGCAGCCGACGGTGGCGCTGGAGGACGGCCTGAAGGAAACCATCGGCTACTTCCGTCGCCTCCTGCAGGACGGTGCGGCGGCATGA
- a CDS encoding sugar kinase gives MDALNQRIVLVTRKTRLEELIVRFNTIEQARFYVEHLSADFSDYEAEHRVYLGAVQTAEATLGRFGRVQRLDRGFLSNYLFAPDALVVVLGQDGLVANTLKYLKSAQPVIGVNPDPARWDGVLLPFEVEDLSAIAKEVIAGKRSLNRVTMARASLSDGQELYAVNDLFIGPRSHVSARYQIQQGGRSETHSSSGIIVSTGLGSTGWFQSLLAGAAGVAGHALAEPAQAMREHGFAWDAAHLQFTVREPFPSRTTQVELVFGQVTHKEPLQLVSQMAGYGVIFSDGIEADFLEFNAGMTATISVAERYGQLVN, from the coding sequence ATGGATGCGCTGAACCAGCGGATCGTGCTGGTGACTCGCAAGACGCGGCTGGAGGAGTTGATCGTGCGCTTCAACACGATCGAACAGGCGCGCTTCTACGTCGAGCATCTGAGTGCGGACTTTTCGGACTATGAGGCGGAGCATCGCGTCTATCTAGGCGCGGTGCAGACGGCCGAGGCGACCTTGGGTCGCTTCGGCCGTGTTCAGCGACTGGATCGTGGCTTCTTATCCAACTACCTCTTTGCGCCCGATGCCTTGGTCGTGGTGCTGGGACAGGATGGCTTGGTCGCGAACACGCTCAAGTATCTCAAGAGTGCGCAGCCGGTCATTGGGGTCAATCCGGACCCCGCTCGATGGGACGGGGTTCTCCTTCCCTTCGAGGTTGAAGATCTGTCGGCTATAGCGAAGGAGGTTATTGCCGGGAAGCGGTCGCTGAATCGCGTCACGATGGCGCGCGCGAGCTTGAGCGATGGGCAGGAGCTTTATGCGGTCAATGACCTTTTCATCGGTCCGCGATCGCATGTATCCGCGCGCTATCAGATACAGCAAGGGGGTCGATCCGAAACGCATTCTTCCAGTGGAATCATTGTGTCGACTGGGTTGGGCTCAACGGGGTGGTTTCAGAGCCTGTTGGCCGGTGCGGCCGGCGTTGCCGGGCACGCACTCGCAGAGCCGGCACAGGCCATGCGAGAACATGGATTTGCATGGGATGCTGCTCATTTGCAGTTTACGGTACGCGAACCGTTCCCCAGTCGCACGACACAAGTCGAGTTGGTTTTCGGGCAAGTGACTCATAAGGAGCCATTGCAACTCGTCTCGCAGATGGCAGGCTACGGCGTGATCTTCAGTGATGGGATCGAAGCCGATTTCCTAGAATTCAATGCCGGGATGACTGCGACCATCAGCGTAGCGGAAAGGTACGGGCAACTGGTGAACTGA
- a CDS encoding ArnT family glycosyltransferase, whose product MPSSSYRRSEHLRATWPWLPLWAAVALLAIFSHGPMPLYSTRTLAVAWEMWNQGHWLVPHINGQPYSEKAPLLFWLIQGGWFAFGVNDVWPRVLEVLFGGVQLVLVSLLARRLFPDRPWMAKAAPWMLLAFGYAFLFGLQIMYDVLLAVWTLAALLCLTPKSHRSEPRWLLFGLCVGFGLLTKGPVMLLHIIFPWLLGPLWNDWAGQHRARWYGRGVLALLLGGAMLLAWALPAGFSGGEAYRQRLFFTQTAGRVVDKLAEGKDLQNHAEPIWFYLLWLPVMLFPFSGWPRMWLAVAGLRRPLESGLRFALCWLLPTFIALSLISGKQLYYPLPELGGIALLMAGAIAVLRERRPNLAYNGWLGTWPLGVGGIVFAAALFMLPLLVAGNHLHGEWADAAAPYSRYFSVVFLLLGGLLLLRGRGELRRLAVAGLIGVLALNTLFTLTLWPRYDLRPTAHLLGAAEQANRAIAFLGNYEGQFHFEGRLTRPIEELLGNQVVQDQALQDFAHAHPDGLVVVRVDQPDANAMRYALLVQPFRSSWLVVWPAVSLADLRAGHTPPEPAQPTRVYPADDWRYRTQL is encoded by the coding sequence GTGCCATCCAGCTCCTACCGCCGTTCCGAACACCTGCGCGCCACGTGGCCCTGGCTGCCGCTGTGGGCCGCCGTGGCCTTGCTGGCGATCTTCTCGCACGGGCCGATGCCGCTGTATTCCACCCGTACCCTGGCGGTCGCCTGGGAAATGTGGAACCAGGGCCACTGGCTGGTGCCGCACATCAACGGCCAGCCTTACAGCGAGAAGGCGCCACTGTTGTTCTGGCTGATCCAGGGCGGCTGGTTCGCGTTCGGCGTCAACGACGTCTGGCCGCGCGTGCTCGAGGTGCTGTTCGGCGGCGTGCAACTGGTACTGGTCTCGCTGCTGGCACGACGGCTGTTCCCGGACCGGCCGTGGATGGCCAAGGCCGCACCGTGGATGCTGCTGGCGTTCGGCTACGCGTTCCTGTTCGGCCTGCAGATCATGTACGACGTGCTGCTGGCGGTGTGGACGCTGGCGGCCCTGTTGTGCCTGACCCCGAAATCGCACCGCAGCGAGCCGCGCTGGCTGCTGTTCGGTTTGTGCGTGGGCTTCGGGCTGCTGACCAAGGGCCCGGTGATGCTGCTGCACATCATCTTCCCCTGGCTGCTCGGCCCGTTGTGGAACGACTGGGCCGGCCAGCACCGCGCGCGCTGGTACGGCCGCGGCGTGCTGGCGTTGCTGCTCGGCGGCGCGATGCTGCTGGCCTGGGCGCTGCCGGCTGGGTTCTCCGGCGGCGAGGCATACCGGCAACGGCTGTTTTTCACCCAGACCGCGGGCCGCGTGGTCGACAAGCTGGCCGAAGGCAAGGACCTGCAGAACCACGCCGAGCCGATCTGGTTCTACCTGCTGTGGCTACCGGTGATGCTGTTCCCGTTCAGCGGCTGGCCGCGCATGTGGCTGGCCGTGGCCGGCCTGCGCCGGCCGCTGGAATCGGGCCTGCGTTTCGCGCTGTGCTGGCTGCTGCCCACCTTCATCGCGCTCTCGCTGATCAGCGGCAAGCAGCTGTACTACCCGCTGCCGGAACTCGGCGGCATCGCCTTGCTGATGGCCGGTGCGATCGCCGTGCTGCGCGAGCGCCGGCCGAACCTGGCCTACAACGGCTGGCTCGGCACCTGGCCGCTGGGCGTGGGCGGCATCGTGTTCGCCGCGGCGCTGTTCATGCTGCCGCTGCTGGTGGCCGGCAACCACCTGCATGGTGAATGGGCCGATGCCGCAGCGCCCTACAGCCGCTATTTCAGCGTGGTATTCCTGCTGCTGGGCGGCCTGTTGCTGCTGCGCGGCCGCGGCGAGCTGCGTCGCCTGGCCGTGGCCGGACTGATCGGCGTGCTCGCACTCAATACCCTGTTCACGCTGACCCTGTGGCCACGCTACGACCTGCGTCCCACCGCCCACCTGCTCGGTGCCGCCGAACAGGCAAACCGGGCGATCGCCTTCCTCGGCAACTACGAGGGCCAGTTCCATTTCGAGGGCCGGCTGACCCGGCCGATCGAAGAACTTCTCGGCAACCAGGTGGTGCAGGATCAGGCCCTGCAGGACTTTGCCCACGCCCATCCCGATGGCCTGGTCGTGGTGCGCGTGGACCAGCCGGATGCGAACGCCATGCGCTACGCCCTGCTGGTGCAGCCGTTCCGCTCGTCGTGGCTGGTGGTCTGGCCGGCCGTCTCGCTGGCCGACCTGCGCGCCGGACACACCCCGCCGGAACCGGCCCAGCCGACCCGGGTCTACCCGGCCGACGACTGGCGCTACCGCACCCAGCTATGA
- a CDS encoding tetratricopeptide repeat protein, translating into MNADLIASLRKQCGGPRDGALLRFSLGSALLADGDNGAAIDELRRALDFDPTYSAAWKLLGKACLASGNEAAAVDAWRSGIAAAAQRGDKQAEKEMGVFLRRLEKPQS; encoded by the coding sequence ATGAACGCCGACCTGATCGCCAGCCTGCGCAAGCAGTGCGGCGGCCCGCGCGATGGCGCGCTGCTGCGCTTCTCGCTGGGCAGTGCCTTGCTGGCCGACGGCGACAACGGCGCGGCGATCGACGAGCTGCGGCGCGCGCTAGATTTCGATCCGACCTATTCGGCGGCGTGGAAACTGCTCGGCAAGGCCTGCCTGGCCAGCGGCAACGAGGCCGCTGCGGTCGATGCCTGGCGCAGCGGCATCGCCGCCGCCGCGCAACGCGGCGACAAGCAGGCCGAAAAGGAAATGGGCGTATTCCTGCGCCGGTTGGAAAAGCCTCAATCCTAG
- the rpoD gene encoding RNA polymerase sigma factor RpoD yields the protein MNSKAPHEQQSEIKALISKGLEQGYLTYAEINDHLPDDIVDPEQIEDIMAVLKGVGIEVHDAAPDADPLADKAGSSTDDEAAAEEAVALLSAVDAEVGRTTDPVRMYMREMGTVELLTREGEIAIAKRIEEGLGQVQTALASFPLTIELLLEEYDQHLDGKRRLSEILAGFLDLEEAADLARKEKEAAALLAPEPEVGDDDADTDDDDTATEEEEEAGPTGPDPEEVKRRMELLRDYYAKFQKAAPKAASITDKKIVKLRDQMAEEFLKLKLPSALIDGFVRKLREVVNDIRHHERVLMDIFVKQVKMPKAEFIKAFPSNEGNLEWVAELSRKRQKWSPNIKTYREAIDAEQEKLATIERKLFLPLIDIKDINRAMASGEAKARRAKKEMVEANLRLVISIAKKYTNRGLQFLDLIQEGNIGLMKAVDKFEYRRGYKFSTYATWWIRQAITRSIADQARTIRIPVHMIETINKLNRISRQMLQQFGREATPEELAKEMEMPEDKIRKVLKIAKEPISMETPIGDDEDSHLGDFIEDGNASSPVDSATETGLMETVRDVLAGLTPREAKVLRMRFGIDMNTDHTLEEVGKQFDVTRERIRQIEAKALRKLRHPSRSEQLRSFLDVE from the coding sequence ATGAATAGCAAAGCTCCCCACGAGCAACAGTCTGAAATCAAGGCGCTCATCTCCAAGGGCCTGGAGCAGGGCTACCTGACCTACGCCGAGATCAACGACCACCTGCCCGACGACATCGTCGACCCGGAGCAGATCGAAGACATCATGGCGGTGCTCAAGGGCGTCGGCATCGAAGTGCACGACGCCGCGCCGGATGCCGACCCGCTGGCCGACAAGGCCGGCAGCAGCACCGACGACGAAGCCGCCGCAGAGGAAGCCGTGGCGCTGCTGTCCGCGGTGGACGCCGAAGTCGGCCGCACCACCGACCCGGTGCGCATGTACATGCGCGAGATGGGCACGGTCGAGCTGCTCACTCGCGAGGGCGAGATCGCCATCGCCAAGCGCATCGAGGAAGGCCTCGGCCAGGTACAGACCGCGCTGGCCAGCTTCCCGCTGACCATCGAACTGCTGCTGGAGGAATACGACCAGCACCTGGACGGCAAGCGCCGCCTCAGCGAAATCCTGGCCGGCTTCCTCGACCTGGAGGAAGCCGCCGACCTCGCCCGCAAGGAAAAGGAAGCCGCCGCCCTGCTGGCGCCCGAGCCCGAAGTCGGCGATGACGACGCAGATACCGACGACGACGACACCGCCACCGAGGAAGAGGAAGAAGCCGGTCCCACCGGCCCCGATCCGGAAGAGGTCAAGCGCCGCATGGAGCTGCTGCGCGACTACTACGCCAAGTTCCAGAAGGCCGCGCCGAAGGCCGCCAGCATCACCGACAAGAAGATCGTCAAGCTGCGCGACCAGATGGCCGAGGAGTTCCTCAAGCTCAAGCTGCCGTCCGCGCTGATCGACGGTTTCGTGCGCAAGCTGCGCGAGGTGGTCAACGACATCCGCCACCACGAGCGCGTGCTGATGGACATCTTCGTCAAGCAGGTGAAGATGCCCAAGGCCGAGTTCATCAAGGCGTTCCCCAGCAACGAAGGCAACCTCGAGTGGGTGGCCGAGCTGAGCCGCAAGCGCCAGAAGTGGTCGCCGAACATCAAGACCTACCGCGAGGCGATCGACGCCGAACAGGAGAAGCTCGCCACCATCGAGCGCAAGCTGTTCCTGCCGCTGATCGACATCAAGGACATCAACCGCGCCATGGCCAGTGGCGAGGCGAAAGCCCGTCGCGCCAAGAAGGAAATGGTCGAGGCGAACCTGCGCCTGGTGATCTCGATCGCCAAGAAGTACACCAACCGTGGCCTGCAGTTCCTCGACCTCATCCAGGAAGGCAACATCGGCCTGATGAAGGCGGTCGACAAGTTCGAGTACCGTCGCGGCTACAAGTTCTCGACCTACGCCACCTGGTGGATCCGCCAGGCGATCACCCGTTCGATCGCCGACCAGGCGCGCACCATCCGCATCCCGGTGCACATGATCGAGACGATCAACAAGCTCAACCGCATTTCCCGCCAGATGCTCCAGCAGTTCGGCCGCGAGGCCACGCCGGAAGAACTGGCCAAGGAAATGGAGATGCCCGAGGACAAGATCCGCAAGGTGCTGAAGATCGCCAAGGAACCGATCTCGATGGAAACCCCGATCGGCGACGACGAGGATTCCCACCTGGGCGACTTCATCGAGGACGGCAACGCCAGCTCGCCGGTCGACTCGGCCACCGAAACCGGCTTGATGGAAACCGTGCGCGACGTGCTCGCCGGCCTCACCCCGCGCGAAGCGAAAGTGCTGCGCATGCGCTTCGGCATCGACATGAACACCGACCACACCCTCGAGGAAGTCGGCAAGCAGTTCGACGTCACCCGCGAGCGGATCCGCCAGATCGAGGCCAAGGCGCTGCGCAAGCTGCGCCACCCGAGCCGCTCCGAACAGCTGCGCTCGTTCCTCGACGTCGAGTAA
- a CDS encoding CDP-glycerol glycerophosphotransferase family protein, whose amino-acid sequence MPTKKHYLLYGSERYALAILRPLQEAIRARGDEAAWFFDGPGAEDLVAGERLLTVTEVRAWQPIAVITSSNAVPHFFPGVKVETFHGFDAGKPRHIYVRGFFDLYCTTGPRDTAQFQAIADKLGHFSVTETGFPKLDPFMQQITGPLPPVRQPPVILYHSTFSPSWSAAETLYEEVKRLSRDGRWRWIVTFHPKMNPDTTAKFKALQNEYLTFAENDNILELFPQVDLMCSDTSSALNEFLLTGKPVVTFKNRRPGPQLIDIDDPAQFESAIARALARPPELLQAIRDYADAIHPYRDGRSSERVLDAIDAFIARGAKNRRRKPLNLWRKLKIRRRIGYWGRA is encoded by the coding sequence ATGCCCACGAAAAAGCATTACCTCCTCTACGGCTCCGAGCGTTACGCGCTGGCGATCCTGCGCCCGCTGCAGGAGGCCATCCGTGCCCGCGGCGACGAGGCGGCCTGGTTCTTCGACGGCCCCGGCGCGGAGGATCTGGTCGCCGGCGAGCGCCTGCTCACGGTGACCGAGGTGCGCGCGTGGCAGCCGATCGCGGTGATCACCTCGTCCAATGCGGTACCGCATTTCTTCCCCGGCGTGAAGGTCGAGACCTTCCACGGCTTCGATGCGGGCAAGCCGCGGCACATCTACGTGCGCGGCTTCTTCGACCTGTACTGCACCACCGGCCCGCGCGACACCGCGCAGTTCCAGGCGATCGCCGACAAGCTCGGCCACTTCAGCGTGACCGAAACCGGCTTCCCCAAGCTCGACCCCTTCATGCAGCAGATCACCGGCCCGCTGCCGCCGGTGCGCCAGCCGCCGGTGATCCTGTATCACTCCACCTTCTCGCCGTCGTGGAGCGCGGCCGAAACGCTGTACGAGGAAGTGAAGCGGCTGTCGCGCGACGGCCGCTGGCGCTGGATCGTCACCTTCCATCCGAAGATGAATCCGGACACCACCGCGAAGTTCAAGGCGCTGCAGAACGAGTACCTCACCTTCGCCGAGAACGACAACATCCTGGAGCTGTTCCCGCAGGTCGACCTGATGTGCTCGGACACCTCCTCGGCGCTCAACGAGTTCCTGCTCACCGGCAAGCCGGTGGTGACGTTCAAAAACCGCCGGCCCGGCCCGCAGCTGATCGACATCGACGACCCGGCGCAGTTCGAGAGCGCGATCGCGCGCGCGCTGGCGCGGCCGCCGGAACTGCTGCAGGCGATCCGCGACTATGCCGACGCGATCCATCCGTACCGCGACGGCCGCTCCAGCGAACGCGTGCTGGATGCGATCGACGCCTTCATCGCCCGCGGCGCGAAGAATCGCCGGCGCAAGCCATTGAACCTGTGGCGCAAGTTGAAGATCCGCCGCCGCATCGGCTACTGGGGACGAGCCTAA
- the dtd gene encoding D-aminoacyl-tRNA deacylase, giving the protein MIALIQRVLSASVSVGDETVGAIGPGLLALVAVQPDDGEAQTKRMLERLLGYRVFADANGKMNRSLADTGGGLLLVSQFTLAADTRSGMRPSFTSAAPPEHGRRWFERLLELARAAHPPGVETGRFGAHMVIQLVNDGPVTFWLDTG; this is encoded by the coding sequence ATGATTGCCCTGATCCAGCGTGTATTGTCCGCCAGCGTCAGTGTCGGCGACGAAACGGTCGGCGCGATCGGCCCCGGCCTGCTGGCCTTGGTGGCGGTGCAGCCGGACGACGGCGAAGCGCAGACGAAGCGCATGCTGGAACGCCTGCTCGGCTATCGCGTGTTCGCCGATGCCAACGGCAAGATGAACCGCTCGCTCGCCGACACCGGCGGCGGCCTGCTGCTGGTCAGCCAGTTCACCCTCGCCGCCGACACCCGTTCCGGCATGCGCCCCAGCTTCACCAGCGCGGCACCGCCCGAGCACGGCCGGCGCTGGTTCGAACGGCTGCTGGAACTGGCGCGCGCCGCACACCCGCCGGGGGTGGAAACCGGACGCTTCGGCGCCCATATGGTGATCCAGCTGGTGAACGACGGCCCGGTGACTTTCTGGCTCGACACCGGATGA
- a CDS encoding glycosyltransferase family 2 protein — MPTFPLTLAVITHNEAESIARCLDSVPFAAEKLVVDSGSDDDTVAIAQAHGARVLHQDWLGFGAQRNFASSQCSHDWILVLDADEYLSPELAAELQQRLPALMAGAAPAAYLRRSTIYMGRPMRWYRPAVGEKLARLYHRGRARWSDARVHESLRFDGAAPTLRAPFNHVNNPALPHKQLKVLRYAELKCRDWLDRRKPVRMWQAPFVYALAFLKDYVFRLAFLDGWRGFLIAQTAASYALYKRMRYYEMVNNPESVASATDLLNKHHIDR, encoded by the coding sequence ATGCCCACGTTCCCGCTGACCCTCGCCGTGATCACCCACAATGAGGCCGAGAGCATCGCGCGCTGCCTGGACAGCGTGCCGTTCGCGGCCGAGAAGCTGGTGGTCGATTCCGGCAGCGACGACGACACGGTGGCGATCGCGCAGGCGCACGGCGCGCGCGTGCTGCATCAGGACTGGCTCGGCTTCGGCGCGCAGCGCAATTTCGCCAGCAGCCAGTGCAGCCACGACTGGATCCTGGTGCTCGACGCCGACGAATACCTCAGCCCGGAACTCGCCGCGGAACTGCAGCAGCGCCTGCCGGCGCTGATGGCCGGCGCCGCGCCGGCGGCGTACCTGCGCCGCAGCACGATCTACATGGGCCGGCCGATGCGCTGGTACCGCCCGGCCGTGGGCGAAAAGCTGGCGCGGCTGTACCACCGCGGACGGGCGCGCTGGAGCGACGCACGGGTGCACGAGTCGCTGCGCTTCGACGGCGCGGCGCCGACCCTGCGCGCACCGTTCAACCACGTCAACAACCCGGCCCTGCCGCACAAGCAGCTGAAGGTGCTGCGCTACGCCGAACTGAAATGCCGTGACTGGCTGGACCGGCGCAAGCCGGTGCGGATGTGGCAGGCGCCGTTCGTGTACGCGCTGGCCTTTCTCAAGGACTATGTGTTCCGGCTGGCTTTCCTGGACGGCTGGCGCGGCTTCCTGATCGCGCAGACCGCCGCCAGCTACGCGCTGTACAAACGCATGCGCTATTACGAGATGGTCAACAATCCCGAATCGGTCGCGTCCGCAACCGATTTATTGAACAAACATCACATAGATCGCTGA